From Rhodopseudomonas palustris, a single genomic window includes:
- the mtnA gene encoding S-methyl-5-thioribose-1-phosphate isomerase: MKVDGKHTRTIWLEADGWTVGTIDQRRLPHDYVVVKLTSSDEAADAIRTMLVRGAPLIGATAAYGMALAMREDASDAGLEAAYRKLVATRPTAINLKWALDEMRRALAPVPPVDRVAAAYWRAGEIADEDVAINQAIGASGLKLIEAIAATKKPGERVNVLTHCNAGWLATVDWGTATAPIYQAFDAGIPIHVYADETRPRNQGASLTAWELGHHGVDHTVIPDNTGGHLMQHGLVDIVIVGTDRVTADGDVCNKIGTYLKALAAADNKVPFYVALPSPTIDFTIHDGVKEIPIEQREAAEVTDMTGRTSDGRIETVRIVPQSSKVANYGFDVTPARLVTGLITERGVLKADRAALAAAFPERVAQAKELLRAS, encoded by the coding sequence ATGAAAGTCGACGGCAAGCATACCCGTACGATCTGGCTCGAAGCCGATGGCTGGACCGTCGGCACCATCGATCAGCGCCGGCTGCCGCACGACTACGTCGTGGTGAAGCTGACCAGCTCCGATGAGGCGGCAGATGCGATCCGCACCATGCTGGTGCGCGGCGCGCCGCTGATCGGCGCGACCGCAGCCTACGGCATGGCGCTGGCAATGCGTGAGGATGCCTCCGACGCCGGGCTCGAAGCCGCCTATCGGAAGCTGGTCGCGACCAGGCCGACCGCCATCAATCTGAAATGGGCGCTCGACGAGATGCGCCGTGCGCTCGCCCCGGTGCCGCCGGTGGACCGCGTCGCGGCGGCCTATTGGCGCGCCGGCGAGATTGCCGATGAAGACGTCGCGATCAATCAGGCGATCGGCGCCAGCGGCCTGAAGCTGATCGAAGCGATTGCGGCGACCAAGAAGCCCGGCGAGCGCGTCAATGTGCTGACCCATTGCAACGCCGGCTGGCTCGCCACGGTGGATTGGGGCACCGCGACCGCGCCGATCTATCAGGCGTTTGATGCCGGCATCCCGATCCATGTGTACGCCGACGAGACGAGGCCGCGGAACCAGGGCGCCTCGCTCACCGCCTGGGAGCTCGGCCATCACGGCGTCGATCACACCGTGATTCCGGACAATACCGGCGGCCATCTGATGCAGCACGGCCTGGTCGACATCGTCATCGTCGGCACCGACCGCGTTACCGCCGACGGCGACGTCTGCAACAAGATCGGTACCTATCTGAAGGCGCTGGCGGCGGCCGACAACAAGGTGCCATTCTACGTCGCGCTGCCATCGCCGACGATCGACTTCACCATCCACGACGGCGTGAAGGAAATCCCGATCGAGCAGCGCGAAGCCGCGGAGGTCACCGACATGACCGGCCGTACCAGCGATGGCCGGATCGAAACGGTGCGCATCGTGCCGCAGAGCTCCAAGGTCGCCAATTACGGCTTCGACGTCACCCCGGCACGCCTCGTTACCGGCCTGATCACCGAGCGCGGCGTGCTGAAAGCCGATCGCGCCGCGCTGGCCGCGGCCTTTCCGGAGCGGGTGGCCCAGGCCAAGGAACTCCTGCGCGCGTCCTGA
- a CDS encoding PepSY domain-containing protein, whose protein sequence is MSAAPVAAHDHDHHHHDRRQDHDEARLAVERGEIRPLAELLGMIRGKLPGEITGVEIERRHDQWLYEFVVVDKRGRLYEVYVDGRSGEIRRTKEK, encoded by the coding sequence ATGTCGGCCGCGCCCGTCGCGGCGCACGACCACGATCATCATCACCACGACCGCCGCCAAGATCATGACGAAGCCCGCCTCGCCGTCGAGCGTGGCGAAATCCGCCCGCTGGCCGAGTTGCTCGGCATGATTCGCGGCAAACTCCCCGGCGAGATCACCGGCGTCGAGATCGAGCGGCGCCACGATCAATGGCTGTACGAATTCGTGGTGGTCGACAAGCGGGGCCGGCTGTACGAGGTCTATGTCGATGGGCGCAGTGGCGAGATCCGTCGCACCAAGGAGAAATGA
- a CDS encoding response regulator transcription factor has product MRVLVVEDDSRIASELGRGLGEAGYLAEIVGDGEEAWFRGDTEDYAAIILDLGLPGLDGLTILKRWRDNGRLTPVLILTARGSWAERVDGIDAGADDYLPKPFQMEELLARLRSIVRRSAGHASSVVSIGDVTLDERQMQVSVRGKPVALSPLEYRLASYLVLHRGRVVSQFELAENIYGQDDAHDSNAIEVLVGRVRRKIGVDLIETRRGFGYIVADERS; this is encoded by the coding sequence ATGCGGGTGCTGGTGGTCGAGGACGACAGCCGGATCGCGTCGGAGCTGGGGCGCGGCCTCGGCGAGGCCGGCTACCTCGCTGAAATCGTCGGCGACGGCGAGGAGGCGTGGTTTCGCGGTGACACCGAGGACTATGCCGCCATCATCCTCGACCTCGGCCTGCCGGGCCTCGACGGCCTCACCATCCTGAAGCGCTGGCGCGACAACGGACGCCTCACCCCGGTGCTGATCCTCACCGCGCGCGGAAGCTGGGCCGAACGGGTCGACGGCATCGATGCCGGTGCCGACGATTACCTGCCGAAGCCTTTCCAGATGGAGGAGCTGCTGGCGCGGCTGCGCTCGATCGTGCGGCGGTCGGCCGGCCACGCGTCGTCGGTCGTCAGCATCGGCGATGTCACGCTCGACGAGCGCCAGATGCAGGTCAGCGTCCGCGGCAAGCCGGTGGCGCTGTCGCCACTGGAGTACCGGCTCGCATCCTACCTGGTGCTGCATCGCGGCCGGGTGGTGTCGCAGTTCGAGCTGGCCGAGAACATCTACGGCCAGGACGACGCCCACGATTCCAACGCCATCGAGGTGCTGGTGGGCCGCGTTCGCCGCAAGATCGGGGTCGACCTGATCGAGACCCGTCGCGGCTTCGGCTACATCGTGGCGGACGAGCGTTCATGA
- a CDS encoding lipocalin-like domain-containing protein, which translates to MSADRISRRSFAVSLLAAAVASPRAAAQGFAGLGSDAGEFAPVVRGRKLVFPDDHGPHPEFRIEWWYLTANLRDASGNAYGAQWTLFRQAMTPGPQRGGWANQQSWMAHAGVTGAGMHRFAEKFSRGGVGVAEVEAAPFGAVIDDWAMQATESMQAETLSPLSVTASAADFSYALKLSADRPLVLQGDNGYSRKSERGQASYYYSQPYFTASGTLTLDGRAIVVEGVAWMDREWSSQPLASDQTGWDWFSLHLSSGDKVMLFRLRQRDGSNYFAGNWIGTDGRSVPLSPDQITLEPLGYTTIGERKLPTRWRVAVAGHDLAIETTPLNPTSWMGTSFPYWEGPITFNGNRSGVGYLEMTGY; encoded by the coding sequence ATGAGCGCTGACCGCATCAGCCGCCGCAGCTTCGCCGTCTCCCTGCTCGCCGCGGCCGTCGCGTCGCCGCGAGCTGCGGCCCAGGGTTTCGCCGGCCTCGGCAGCGACGCCGGCGAGTTCGCGCCGGTGGTGCGCGGTCGCAAGCTGGTGTTTCCCGACGATCACGGCCCGCATCCGGAGTTCCGGATCGAATGGTGGTACCTCACGGCCAACCTGAGAGATGCATCAGGCAACGCCTATGGGGCGCAGTGGACGCTGTTCCGTCAGGCGATGACGCCGGGCCCGCAACGCGGCGGCTGGGCCAATCAGCAGAGCTGGATGGCACATGCCGGCGTCACCGGCGCCGGAATGCATCGCTTCGCCGAGAAATTTTCGCGGGGCGGCGTCGGCGTTGCGGAAGTCGAGGCGGCGCCGTTTGGGGCCGTGATCGACGACTGGGCGATGCAGGCGACCGAATCGATGCAGGCCGAGACATTGTCGCCGCTCTCGGTCACCGCCAGCGCGGCCGATTTCAGCTACGCACTGAAGCTGAGCGCCGACAGGCCGCTGGTGCTGCAGGGCGACAACGGCTACTCGCGCAAGTCCGAACGCGGCCAGGCCTCCTACTACTACAGCCAGCCGTATTTCACCGCGTCCGGCACGCTCACTCTCGATGGCCGCGCCATTGTGGTCGAAGGCGTGGCCTGGATGGACCGCGAATGGTCGAGCCAGCCGCTCGCCTCCGACCAGACCGGCTGGGACTGGTTTTCGCTGCACCTGTCCTCCGGCGACAAGGTGATGCTGTTCCGGCTGCGGCAGCGCGACGGCAGCAATTACTTCGCCGGCAACTGGATCGGCACCGACGGCCGCTCGGTGCCGCTGTCGCCGGATCAGATCACGCTCGAACCGCTCGGCTACACCACGATCGGCGAACGCAAGCTGCCGACACGCTGGCGGGTGGCGGTCGCCGGACATGATCTCGCGATCGAGACGACGCCGCTCAACCCGACGAGCTGGATGGGCACCAGCTTCCCGTACTGGGAAGGGCCGATCACCTTCAACGGTAACAGGAGCGGTGTCGGGTATCTTGAGATGACAGGGTATTGA
- a CDS encoding sensor histidine kinase — protein sequence MRHSSLRLRLIAGGAAAILIALSVAGLALTFLFERHVTRTIADDLEVSLKQLIAGVEAGPDGRLAVVQPPTDPRFSEPLSGLYWQVGDDGDQLVRSRSLWDDRLTVPIDQPGPAEVHHHDIAGPFGARLSIVERRVLLTVAGKSVPIRAAVAVDLTRVEAAGQAFARDLVVALGLLGVVLAVATSVQVMLGLRPLVALRRDVAAIRSGRSRRLPEAVPDEVRPLVEEVNALLDAQAREIERSRDRAADLAHGLKTPLAALAGDAARLRERGEDKLARDIEAVGAAMSRHVDRELARARLRGAARRGESVAVELLPLVRSLVTIQSRTPAGRSIAYGIEVADYVAVPIERTDLAEVLGNLLDNATRHGKSLVRIGTACDADEFCIVIEDDGEGLDEAARTEVLSRGIRLDQRGEGAGLGLAIVQDVLDAYGWSLRLSRSELGGLKACCCAAVASAGPGRF from the coding sequence ATGAGGCACAGCTCGCTGCGGCTGCGGCTGATCGCCGGCGGTGCCGCGGCGATCCTGATCGCGCTCAGCGTCGCCGGCTTGGCGCTGACATTCCTGTTCGAGCGCCACGTCACCCGCACCATCGCGGACGATCTGGAAGTGTCGCTGAAGCAATTGATCGCCGGTGTCGAGGCCGGGCCCGACGGCCGGCTTGCGGTGGTGCAACCGCCGACCGATCCGCGGTTTTCCGAACCGCTGTCGGGGCTGTACTGGCAGGTCGGCGACGACGGCGATCAGCTCGTGCGCTCGCGCTCGCTATGGGACGACCGGCTGACGGTGCCGATCGATCAGCCCGGGCCCGCCGAGGTGCATCATCACGACATCGCCGGGCCGTTCGGGGCCCGGCTGTCGATCGTCGAACGACGGGTTCTGCTCACTGTTGCCGGCAAGAGCGTTCCGATTCGCGCCGCCGTGGCGGTCGACCTGACGCGGGTCGAGGCAGCCGGTCAGGCTTTCGCACGGGATCTGGTGGTCGCGCTTGGACTCCTCGGGGTGGTCCTCGCTGTCGCGACTTCCGTGCAGGTGATGCTGGGGCTGCGGCCTCTCGTGGCCTTGCGCCGTGACGTCGCTGCGATCCGCTCCGGCCGCAGCCGCCGTCTGCCAGAGGCGGTGCCGGACGAGGTGAGGCCGCTGGTGGAGGAGGTCAACGCGCTGCTGGACGCGCAGGCGCGCGAGATCGAACGCTCCCGCGACCGCGCCGCCGATCTGGCCCACGGCCTGAAGACGCCGCTCGCGGCGCTCGCCGGCGATGCGGCGCGGCTGCGCGAGCGCGGCGAGGACAAGCTCGCCCGCGACATCGAGGCGGTCGGCGCGGCGATGAGCCGGCACGTCGACCGCGAGCTGGCGCGGGCCAGGCTGCGCGGCGCCGCCCGGCGCGGCGAAAGCGTCGCGGTGGAACTGCTGCCGTTGGTAAGATCGCTGGTGACGATCCAGTCGCGCACGCCCGCGGGCCGTTCGATCGCCTACGGAATCGAGGTCGCCGACTATGTGGCGGTGCCGATCGAGCGCACCGACCTCGCCGAGGTGCTCGGCAATCTGCTCGACAATGCCACTCGCCACGGCAAGTCGCTGGTTCGGATCGGTACCGCCTGCGATGCCGACGAGTTCTGCATCGTGATCGAGGACGATGGCGAGGGCTTGGATGAAGCGGCGCGCACCGAGGTGCTGTCGCGCGGCATCCGGCTCGACCAGCGCGGCGAGGGCGCAGGGCTGGGGCTGGCGATCGTCCAGGACGTGCTCGACGCCTATGGCTGGAGCCTGCGGCTGTCGCGTTCCGAGCTTGGCGGCCTCAAGGCCTGTTGCTGCGCCGCGGTGGCCTCGGCCGGGCCGGGCCGGTTCTGA
- a CDS encoding MAPEG family protein, translating to MFHYTTIATLLALMFYFYTSLQVARARMLYGVKAPAITGHPEFERVFRIQANTLEWMPIFLPSLWLFAYYLSDAIAAVAGAVWIIGRILYMLGYAEAPEKRGLGFAVQMVATAFLWGGSVYGVVHQMLGA from the coding sequence ATGTTTCATTACACCACGATCGCCACCCTTCTGGCGTTGATGTTCTATTTCTACACCTCGTTGCAGGTCGCGCGGGCGCGGATGCTGTACGGCGTCAAAGCGCCGGCAATCACCGGACACCCCGAATTCGAGCGGGTATTCCGAATACAGGCCAATACGTTGGAATGGATGCCGATCTTCCTGCCGTCGCTGTGGCTGTTCGCCTACTATCTCAGCGACGCGATCGCGGCCGTGGCGGGCGCGGTGTGGATCATCGGACGGATCCTCTACATGCTGGGCTATGCCGAAGCCCCCGAAAAGCGCGGCCTCGGCTTCGCCGTGCAGATGGTGGCGACCGCCTTCCTGTGGGGCGGCTCGGTGTACGGCGTGGTGCACCAGATGTTGGGGGCTTGA
- the htpG gene encoding molecular chaperone HtpG produces MTMTDTASETKPFQAEVAELLNLMVHSVYSETDIFLRELISNASDALDKLRYESIAKPELMEKGGEPNIRIIPKKAPDTLTIVDNGIGMDRQELIDNLGTIAKSGTKSFISKLTESKDSAGLIGQFGVGFYAAFMVADKITVTSRRAGSDDVWTWTSAGGAGFEIGRASDEDAARIERGTEIVLHLKPDASKYLEDWQIERIVTEYSDNIQFPILLVPEEGEPRQINSASALWQRSKSELSEDDYKQAYKQIAGAFDEPAMTLHYRAEGRQSYAVLLFAPSTKPFDLFEPERKGRIKLYVRRVFITSEAEMLPPYLRFLRGVIDSEDLPLNLSREMLQKNPQLAQIRSAVTGKVIGELESLADKKPEDFAKIWDAFGPVLKEGLYEDFERREKLLSLARFTTTAGEKRSLKQYVEAMKENQTEIYYLVGDSLERLKSNPKLESAAARGVEVLLLTDPVDAFWTSAQLDFGGKPLKSLSQGDVNFDLIPKLDQDQDKDGSDDTKADEATVIAVIKDALGDRVSDVKASQRLTSSASCLVAGGMGPDRELEKMLARANKGAATKPVLEINLKHPLVAALGRAKDDKAEAADLSFLLLEQAQILDGELPEDPAAFAGRLNRLVLRGVVAHG; encoded by the coding sequence ATGACCATGACTGATACCGCCAGCGAGACGAAGCCGTTCCAGGCCGAAGTTGCCGAGCTTTTGAACCTGATGGTGCACTCGGTCTATTCAGAGACCGATATCTTCCTGCGCGAGCTGATCTCCAACGCCTCCGACGCGCTCGACAAGCTGCGCTACGAGTCGATCGCAAAGCCCGAGCTGATGGAGAAGGGCGGCGAACCGAACATCCGGATCATTCCGAAGAAGGCGCCCGACACCCTGACGATCGTCGACAACGGCATCGGCATGGATCGCCAGGAGCTGATCGACAACCTCGGCACCATCGCCAAGTCCGGCACCAAATCGTTCATTTCCAAGCTCACCGAATCCAAGGACAGCGCCGGCCTGATCGGCCAGTTCGGCGTCGGCTTCTATGCCGCCTTCATGGTGGCGGACAAGATCACCGTCACCAGCCGCCGCGCCGGATCGGACGACGTCTGGACTTGGACGTCCGCGGGCGGCGCCGGGTTCGAGATCGGCCGGGCCTCCGACGAGGATGCGGCGCGGATCGAGCGCGGCACCGAGATCGTGCTGCATCTGAAGCCCGACGCCTCGAAATATCTCGAAGACTGGCAGATCGAGCGGATCGTCACCGAATACTCCGACAACATCCAGTTCCCGATTCTGTTGGTGCCGGAGGAAGGCGAGCCGCGCCAGATCAATTCGGCCAGCGCGCTTTGGCAGCGCTCGAAGTCGGAGCTGAGCGAGGACGATTACAAGCAGGCCTACAAGCAGATCGCGGGCGCGTTCGACGAGCCGGCGATGACGCTGCATTATCGCGCCGAGGGCCGGCAGTCCTATGCGGTGCTGCTATTCGCGCCGTCGACCAAGCCGTTCGACCTGTTCGAGCCGGAGCGCAAGGGCAGGATCAAGCTCTACGTCCGCCGCGTCTTCATCACCTCGGAAGCCGAGATGCTGCCGCCCTATCTGCGCTTCCTGCGCGGGGTGATCGATTCGGAGGATCTGCCGCTCAATCTGTCGCGCGAGATGCTGCAGAAGAATCCGCAGCTCGCGCAGATCCGCAGTGCGGTGACCGGCAAGGTGATCGGCGAGCTGGAAAGCCTCGCCGACAAGAAGCCGGAGGACTTCGCCAAGATCTGGGACGCGTTCGGGCCGGTGCTGAAGGAAGGCCTGTACGAGGACTTCGAGCGCCGCGAGAAGCTGCTGTCGCTGGCCCGCTTCACCACCACGGCCGGCGAGAAGCGGTCGCTGAAGCAGTATGTCGAGGCGATGAAGGAGAACCAGACCGAGATCTATTATCTGGTCGGCGACTCGCTCGAGCGGTTGAAATCCAACCCGAAGCTGGAATCCGCCGCGGCGCGGGGCGTCGAAGTGCTGCTGCTGACCGATCCGGTCGATGCGTTCTGGACCTCGGCGCAGCTCGATTTCGGCGGCAAGCCGCTGAAGTCGCTGAGCCAGGGCGACGTCAATTTCGATCTGATTCCGAAGCTCGATCAGGACCAGGACAAGGACGGCAGCGACGACACCAAGGCCGACGAGGCGACCGTGATCGCGGTGATCAAGGACGCGCTCGGCGATCGCGTCTCCGACGTCAAGGCGTCGCAGCGGCTGACGTCCAGCGCCTCCTGTCTGGTCGCGGGCGGCATGGGGCCGGACCGCGAACTCGAGAAGATGCTGGCGCGCGCCAACAAGGGCGCCGCCACCAAGCCGGTGCTCGAAATCAATCTGAAGCATCCGCTGGTTGCGGCGCTCGGTAGGGCCAAGGACGACAAGGCCGAAGCGGCCGATCTGTCGTTCCTGCTGCTGGAGCAGGCGCAGATTCTCGACGGTGAACTGCCCGAAGACCCCGCCGCCTTCGCCGGCCGGCTCAACCGGCTGGTGCTGCGCGGCGTGGTTGCGCATGGTTAG
- a CDS encoding outer membrane beta-barrel protein, producing MRRILVTAAALATVISPAAAADMPGFPPLMPAAPVQWNWTGLYWGVHVGGSFGSSSFSDPAGPGLYGGNVRSPAALAGIQVGYNYQPNANWLIGVEADLSSMNAKGTDTCMASSGLFISSNCRVRQDALATLTGRAGLVTGRGGRTLLYAKAGAAFLSERLDITVGYPLGHSTDADNGRWGWTVGAGIERALAPAWSVKLEYGYADFGSRDMATPSSFRLVPGVGYFPTPQGTSKVEQDLHAVKVGLNLKFGGDVDARFDDYHLRGSQAGVDVVERGAVEVGGRVWYSSGRFQKDLGATVDQGAQNFLISRLTYQSTAASGEAFGRVDGPYDTFLKGFAGGGTLLSGHMNDEDWIATDGIPYSNTLSDPVKGSIAYATLDVGYDLLRGPGYKFGGFVGYNYYRENKSAYGCVQTAGATSLICAQPISNSVLAMTENNTWHSLRVGFNGELGLGRGLKLSADAAYLPYLKMFGTDNHVLRTDVTDTVSPERGTGQGVQLEAILSYQVTNAFSVGAGARYWAMWATTNAYTNIFGTECPCQTLPTRTERYGTFLQAAYKFDGL from the coding sequence ATGAGACGAATCCTTGTTACCGCAGCCGCGCTTGCGACGGTGATCTCGCCGGCCGCAGCGGCCGACATGCCGGGCTTTCCTCCGCTCATGCCTGCTGCGCCGGTCCAGTGGAACTGGACCGGGCTGTATTGGGGCGTCCATGTCGGCGGCAGCTTCGGCTCGTCGAGCTTCAGCGATCCCGCCGGCCCCGGTCTGTACGGCGGCAACGTCCGCAGCCCGGCGGCACTCGCCGGCATCCAGGTCGGTTACAATTACCAGCCGAACGCGAATTGGCTGATCGGCGTCGAGGCCGATCTCAGCTCGATGAACGCCAAGGGCACCGACACCTGCATGGCGTCGTCGGGGTTGTTCATTTCGTCCAATTGTCGCGTCCGTCAGGATGCGCTGGCGACGCTGACCGGTCGTGCCGGCCTGGTCACCGGCCGCGGCGGCCGGACGCTGCTCTATGCCAAAGCCGGCGCCGCCTTCCTCAGCGAGCGGCTCGATATTACCGTCGGCTATCCGCTCGGTCATTCGACCGATGCGGATAACGGCCGCTGGGGCTGGACCGTCGGCGCCGGCATCGAACGGGCGCTGGCGCCGGCCTGGTCGGTGAAGCTCGAATACGGCTACGCCGATTTCGGCAGCCGCGACATGGCGACGCCATCGAGCTTCCGGCTGGTGCCGGGCGTCGGCTATTTCCCCACCCCGCAGGGCACCAGCAAGGTCGAGCAGGACCTGCACGCCGTGAAGGTCGGTCTCAATCTCAAATTCGGCGGCGATGTCGACGCGCGATTCGACGACTATCATCTGCGCGGCAGCCAGGCCGGGGTCGATGTCGTCGAGCGCGGCGCGGTCGAGGTCGGCGGCCGGGTCTGGTACAGTTCGGGACGCTTCCAGAAGGATCTCGGCGCGACGGTCGATCAGGGCGCTCAGAACTTCCTGATCTCGCGGCTGACCTATCAAAGCACCGCCGCATCGGGCGAAGCCTTCGGCCGGGTCGATGGTCCCTACGACACGTTCCTCAAGGGCTTCGCCGGCGGCGGCACCCTGCTGAGCGGGCACATGAACGACGAGGACTGGATCGCCACCGACGGCATCCCCTACTCGAACACGTTGTCGGACCCGGTCAAGGGTAGCATCGCCTATGCGACGCTCGATGTCGGCTACGATCTGCTGCGCGGGCCGGGGTACAAGTTCGGCGGCTTCGTCGGCTACAATTATTATCGCGAGAACAAGTCGGCCTATGGCTGCGTTCAGACGGCGGGCGCCACGTCGCTGATCTGCGCGCAGCCGATTTCGAACAGCGTTCTCGCCATGACCGAAAACAACACCTGGCATTCGCTGCGGGTCGGATTCAACGGCGAACTCGGACTAGGCCGCGGGCTGAAGCTCTCCGCCGACGCCGCCTATCTGCCCTATCTGAAGATGTTCGGAACCGACAACCACGTGCTGCGTACCGATGTCACCGATACGGTTTCGCCGGAGCGGGGAACCGGGCAGGGCGTGCAGCTCGAGGCGATCCTGTCGTATCAGGTCACGAATGCGTTCAGCGTCGGCGCCGGCGCGCGGTATTGGGCGATGTGGGCGACCACTAACGCTTACACCAACATCTTCGGCACCGAGTGTCCGTGCCAGACGCTGCCGACGCGCACCGAACGATACGGAACTTTCCTGCAGGCGGCCTACAAATTCGACGGCCTCTAA
- a CDS encoding ABC transporter substrate-binding protein → MKLKLLSAALAATALVAVTPASAQGVKIGILNDQSGVYADYGGKWSLEAAKMAVEDFGGEVLGQKIEIISADHQNKPDNAVAIARKWYDVDGVDMITELTTSSVALAIQDLSKEKKKIDIVVGAATSRITGDACQPYGFHWAFDTHALAVGTGGALVKAGGDSWFFLTADYAFGYALEKDTSEIVLASGGKVLGSVRHPLNSSDFSSFLLQAQASKAKVVGLANAGLDTANSIKQAAEFGIVAGGQKLAGLLMTIAEVNGLGLKAAQGLVLTEAYYWDRDDKSRQFAERFFKRTNRMPSMIQAGTYSATLSYLKAVKAAGTKDTDAVAKKLKELPVDDAFASGKVLANGRFVHDMYLFEVKKPEESKKPWDYYKLLATVPGDKAFPTAAESGCPLTK, encoded by the coding sequence ATGAAACTCAAACTTCTTTCCGCCGCGCTCGCGGCCACGGCCCTCGTTGCCGTCACGCCGGCCTCGGCGCAGGGCGTCAAGATCGGCATCCTCAACGACCAGTCGGGCGTCTATGCCGACTACGGCGGCAAGTGGTCGCTTGAAGCCGCCAAGATGGCGGTCGAGGATTTCGGTGGCGAGGTGCTGGGGCAAAAGATCGAGATCATCTCCGCCGATCATCAGAACAAGCCCGACAACGCGGTTGCGATCGCGCGCAAATGGTACGACGTCGACGGCGTCGACATGATCACGGAGCTCACCACCTCGTCGGTAGCGCTGGCGATCCAGGATCTGTCGAAGGAAAAGAAGAAGATCGACATCGTGGTCGGCGCCGCGACCTCGCGGATCACCGGCGATGCCTGCCAGCCTTACGGGTTCCACTGGGCGTTCGACACCCATGCACTCGCGGTCGGCACCGGCGGCGCGCTGGTCAAGGCCGGCGGCGATAGCTGGTTCTTCCTCACCGCGGACTACGCGTTCGGCTATGCGCTGGAGAAGGACACCAGCGAGATCGTTCTCGCCAGCGGCGGCAAGGTGCTCGGCTCGGTCCGGCATCCGCTGAATTCCTCTGACTTCTCCTCGTTCCTGCTGCAGGCGCAAGCGTCCAAAGCCAAGGTCGTCGGTCTCGCCAATGCCGGCCTCGACACCGCCAACTCGATCAAGCAGGCCGCTGAATTCGGCATCGTCGCAGGCGGCCAGAAGCTGGCGGGCCTGTTGATGACGATCGCCGAAGTGAACGGTCTCGGCCTCAAGGCGGCGCAGGGGCTGGTGCTGACCGAAGCCTATTACTGGGATCGCGACGACAAATCGCGGCAGTTCGCCGAGCGGTTCTTCAAACGGACCAACCGGATGCCCAGCATGATTCAGGCCGGCACCTATTCGGCGACGCTGTCCTATCTGAAAGCCGTCAAGGCTGCCGGCACCAAGGACACCGACGCGGTGGCCAAGAAGCTGAAGGAACTGCCGGTCGACGACGCGTTCGCGTCCGGCAAGGTGCTGGCCAACGGCCGCTTCGTCCACGACATGTATCTGTTCGAGGTCAAGAAGCCGGAAGAGTCGAAGAAGCCGTGGGACTACTACAAGCTGCTCGCCACCGTGCCGGGCGACAAGGCGTTCCCGACTGCGGCGGAAAGCGGCTGCCCGCTCACCAAGTGA